One Aegilops tauschii subsp. strangulata cultivar AL8/78 chromosome 2, Aet v6.0, whole genome shotgun sequence genomic window, TCATGAATAAATGCTATGATTTGATTTGACTAAAATCATACATACCAAAACTTTCATGACATGACTAGAACCACACCTTTTATTTTTTTGCCATCAGCAGTGATACATGTAAGAGCAGCAAGACAGAGTAAGACTGAGATAACTGTGAAATCTAGCATCAAGATTATGGAAAAGTATCTTTCTCAACCGACTGATTTCTCTGTGAAATCAACCGCGTCGCCCGACGTCCGATCCAGCTGGATCGTGCGGCGCTCGTCTCAACTGGTCGTAAAACACACAACGCTTCCCTGGCCCCACGCACCATCCAACCGCGCGTTAGCAACGGTTTATCTCCCTAGAACCACATCTTCGTCTCTAACCTCTCGCTGGCTACCGCTCTCTCCGCCATGAGCTCAAGCCAAAGCCATGCGCTGCTCCAATCGGCGACAGAAAAAAAATCTGGCAGCCGTGCTGAAATACAGCACATCGGCCTTGCACTGCAGGACCCACGACGCTACAGAGAGGCTTCGTTGCTGCGACGTAGCACCAGTTGACGGCCGCCGGTGGTACAGTGCACCCACTCACGAGCGCTGTAACCGGCGACCCGCCAGTGCTGTGGACCGGGGCTGGTGCTGCAGCTCATCCACGAACTGCTGCAAGTCTTGTCGCGACGACGGTCTTATGATGGAGCTTCGGCGTAGCTGCAATGGAGTGTCACTGAGGGCCGTCGAAGCCGCATTGGAGCTTTTGTCGCGTCACGTGGTGCTGCAATGGAGCTTTGTCGGGTGCCCATCAGTGTTGCATTGGAGCTTTGCCGTGTCGCACGGTGCTGCCATGGAGCTTCGTCGGGTGCCCATCGGTGTTACATTGGAACTTGCCGTGCCATGAGGTGCTGCCATGGAGCTTCAATGGAGCTTCGCCGGATGCCCATTAGTGTTGCATTGGAGCTTTGCCGTGCCGCAGGGTGCTGCCATGGAGCTTCAATGGAGCTTCGTCGGATGTCGTCGATGTTGCTTTTGGAGCTCTGCCGCACTTGGTGCTGCCATGGAGCAGTGGTGGCAGCTCCCGGTGCTGCGATGCAGCGGTCACCGGCGACGATCGGAGCTGTGATGCAGCACTCAGTGTTGTATTGGAGCGCTCGCCGGCGACGCCAGTGCTGCGAGGTCGCCGGAGCAGGTGACACGGTGGGTTATATATCATCGTTGTTTGCTGCAGAGAGAGGCGTTGTGTGGATAGCTGCACGTGGCCATGGAGGATGCAAGAAAGAGAAGAGAAAGACGATGGGATTGCGTTGCTGAGGGAAGGTGTACGTGCTCCAGCTGTCACACATCGGACGGACGGGCTAACTTCCATCGAACGGTCGCCAACGCGGTTTACAAATCCTGTCGATCATCCGACTTACGCGTAGCAGCGGCAGATTATTGCTTAAATGCATCATTCAGGAAAAGACAAACTAAAACAGATGGTTATATAAAAACTACTACCTCTCTAGGGCGTGCGCGTACCCTTAGGTTGTCAATTTGACCAACTTAATACAAGTCATATATTAAAAAAAATGTATCAATATAAACTTCAGATGTTCTATTttcaaacgatataatttttttatatagtttatattagggTGATAAAATTGGCAACCTAGTTATACACATAGGACTTATAAACTGAAACGGTAGTACGTAGCATCAAGACCGAATTAACAGTAAAAACAGACGCACTATTTTGCAAGCAGCCCGCCTGAAAGAAGAATTCTCTTCATAGATCCAGATGCGGAAATTCTACAAGAGATGCTTGTGAAAATTTGGGTTTGAGAATTGTGGGGCCCTCCTGCAATAGGAGGATCCCTTCAAAAATTAGCGTATGCTGCTATTTGCGGCGTGCACACGGTATTCTTTAGTAAAAGGCGAAAGAATAGTTCGCTTTGTGCTCACCGCGCAGCTGCGTGCTTTCCTCAGGCCGCCCTGGTGCTCCTTATATAGGGTCCCTCCGCTGGCAGCTCGCTTGGGcaggcgaggtgggactaatcTCCACTGCGCCCTCTCCCCGCCGTGCGGCTGTGAGCTTCTCTGGGACAAATGGGCCAGGCCCGTGAGAGCTCCACAGGCATGGTCTGGGCCTAAAGAGCATGGCAAAAAACAGATATAGCCCAGTGTCTATGTGTCCACCTTTTTTCCTTTGAAAAATCATGCTGCCTCCTTTTCTTTTTGCCAATATAAACTTCTTTTTTGAGGGGCTTTTTGCCATAAACTGCTTGTCAACAATCGAAGGGCATTTTGGGCTATGCAAGAGCTTTCCAAATACCTATGGACATCAATCAGATAAATCAAATCATTCAGTATAATTTACTGGAGTATTACACTTTTTTTGCTTGGGATTTTTGTGAGAACATTttcgatctattcatcttcaatcatggcagacTGGAATCATGGCAGACTGGCAATACAACAAAaaccaaaaataataaaaaatatatcCAGATTCATAAACCACCTAGCGaagactacaagcactgaagcaaGCCGAAGGCACGCCACTATCATCGCCCCTCTATCACCGgagtcgggcacaacttgttgtagtagacagtcgggaagtcatcGTGCTAAGACCCTATAGGAAcagcgcaccagaacaacaaTCGTCGCCGATGAAGAATAACGTAGATCGAAAGGATCAAACCAAAGACACAAGAACGTAGACGAATATCAacgagatccgagcaaatccaccgaAGATGGATCTGCCGGAGATACACCTCCACACGCCGACCAACGAAGTTAAACGCACCGccggaacgggggctaggcggggagacctttattccatcttcagggagttGCCGCCGTCTCGTCAGTATGACACAAACTCTAACAAAACGGAAAAGAATGACCCACACAGGCGGGATCCGGCGTCTCCCCTCATCATCGACGACCAGAAGGTCGCCAGCGAAGGAGAGCCGCCGGAAGATGGCGCGGGAAGGAGCGGCTCTCCTAATGGTGGCGACTAGGTTTCGCTACCACGAGGAAAACCACCGCAACAGAATATGCTAGTTTTATAAAATCAAAGAGTTTTTTGTTGGGATCTTGACCTTATCATTTTCGTATGAGCCTTTCCACCAACCCTTGTTTATCTTGTGGGTGCGACTGGAAGTATGCCACTAACAGAAGAccaaaaagacaaagaaaaaaaGTTCATTAATCCTTTTTAGAAAGTAGCGTGAATACAAAAATTATAGGAAAAAAATGGGCAAAAGAAAAGAAAGCCAAGACAAAGCAACACATGAGAACCGAGAACGGCGATTTGGCTCCCGTGCTCAGCTGCACCTGAAATCGCGCACGTCCGTTTCAGGCTCGGGATGGGAACAAATCCAGCTGGCGTGGCAGGTGCGAGCGGCAGTAAATCAGGCATACAACTGAATACAGTACGAAATAGTGCCAAAGACGTGGGGCCAAAGCGTAGCTGCGGAACGGACGGCGCACGAGCGCGCACTGGGCCGTGGACCAGGACGTCACCATTTTAGGCGGGCCATGGATCAGATAATGGGCCCAGGACGGTACACGACATCTGAGCCGTCTGTCGGGCGGCGGGCCACCACACGTGCTCGTGTGAGGGCGAGAAAGGGCTGCCCCTCCCTTGGCCTAGTTCATTCTGGAAACCCTCGCCGCCACCCGGTTTGGGAGAAAACGCCGATAGCGACGACTGCATCGGGTGCTTGCGGCGACGCTAGTTCTTCGCCGTCGACAAGCAGGGGATGGAAGCTACGGGTATGGAGTTCCTGCTTGATGCGGTCGACATGTTAGTCTGTACAGATATATGAAATTGTTATAGGGATTTGGTGAGCTAAGCTACAACAGACGCAGTAGTGCCCTGACGAACTGCCCTTTTGTGCTGGTGATTGCCGTGGTTTTTTCAGGTTCCCATTGAGAGAGGAGTTTGATGAAAGCCTTGAACAGCCAGATCCGATTCCCCTCCTCGTCCTGCTAGAGAACGGGGCCAGAAATGTTGGGCCTGGGATCGGTCAGAAGGTGGGAGACAATGCCACAGGTGGAGCGGGTGAAGGTTTGCGCCGTTGGCGTGATGCATCTCCGACGAGGTCGGCCCAGTTGACCAACAAAGCAAATCCAGAGGCCCCTGGTTGTGAACCATGGGAGAGAAGGTGCACTGGACTTCTCATTAGCACATTGACGTTTACACCAAGGATTTGTTAAAGCAGCAGAGAGAAAACATTGTGAACCTGGGGAAGTCTATATTATAATTGGTAGCTTTTTTGGTTGCGTTGAGAAGGTGCCATTCATGAAAAGGACTCTTAGTAATATTTGTGGAAAGATTAGTCGTGAACAAGCTGTGGATGATGTAAGGAAGACGCTGGAGTTGTTTGCTGACATCCGTTCTACTGACCCTGCCTTCACCTATGTGGTTTTGACTGACAAGTCCATCAAGGTTAAAAGTCTCATGTGGGCTAATGGGAGCAGCAAAATGCAATACAAGTTATTTGGTGATGTGGTCACATTCGACACTACATACAGGATAAACCTTTATGACATGCCGTTTGGGTTATTGTCAGAGTTAACAACCATTTTCAGATCATTATTCTGGCAGGGGTGTTGATGCGGGATGAACAAGAAGAAAGTTTTCAATGGATTTTCGCGGATGATGGGAGGCCGTGCCCCAAAAAGAATACTCACAGGTCAGGTTAATGGCCGAAGTTTTAAAAGCCTACCTGCCTAACTTTTAAATGCACTTGTATAAGGCAAAAATAATTAATTGCTACAAATTTTTTGGGTCTAAATAGTGCTGTTTTGTTTGCAGACCAATGCAGGGCTATGGAGATGTCGATCAGTAAGATTTATCCAGCTACTGTTCACCGGTGGTGCAGGTGGCATGTTCTGAAGAAAGCGAAGGAAACCTTGGGACTGCTATACACGAAGAAGAGCGACTTCCAGGCTGAATTTCAAAAGGTTGTGAACCACATGCTAACTCAAGATGAGTTTGAGGCGGCTTGGGGCTTGTTGTTGGATAAATGTAATCTGAGGAAGCACACGTACATGACCCAAATATATGAAACCAGGAAAAAGTGGGCACAACCGTACTTCAAGGGTGTGTTTTGCGCAAAAATAACGAGCACCCAACGCACTGAGAGTGCAAACCATGTGTTGAAGAGATGTACATGCCTCTTGCTAGCCCAATGCATGTTTTCGTAGGCAGTACATGAGGTTGCAATTTGACCGCGAGGGTGAGGAAAGCTACGAGGAAAAGAGGACAATGATTGTAAGTATTTGTTTTGTAAAGTCTTGTTGATTACATTTGTGGAAGCTTCATCTACATTTCTTACATAGGACTTGTTCCGGTTGCCTAATACACTTATTTGGATGGTGCTAAATAAAAATATGGCAGGGCGGAGCCGTAAGGAGAACCAACCTTTGCAATAGAGTGGCACACAAGCAAAATCTACACTAGGAATATGTTTGAGGAATTTGGCCGCCTCCTAATTGAAGGGATGGCATACAATGTCACTGAAGTGGAGAGGTTCAGGAAATATATAACAGCTCACAACAATGCAACAAAAAGAGAAAAATGGAGCAGGGTTGAGTACGAGGTGACCATAAACGAGACCAATCAATATTCACTTGCGAGTGTGGCCAGTTTGAGCACACTGGGATGTTGTGCAGCCATGTCTTGAGGGTATGCTGGCATTTACATTTTTATATCTTAAATGCAAGCAATCTGAAAAATCTGAAATGCTAACGCTTCTGTATGGCATAGCTCATGGATATACTTCATCTAGAGGAAATCTCTAAGCACCATATTGTCGAGCGGTGGACAAAAGACGCAAGAGATATACCTCCGAAGCACTTGGTTCAGTACCAGAAAGACAATTCAGCAAACTTGTCATTCACATGTAGAAGCGCAAAGCTATACCTTAAAGCCATGGAAGTCATGCGGATGGGCGATGCAAGTGCTGCATCTTTTGATCACATGTATGCTGGTCTCGAAGCTCTGCTAGTGAGTGGAGCACCATTGGCAGAGAAGAGGGATGGGTCGGCATTTGAGGACCGTTTGGATGGAACGGTAGGTGGAAGACTGCAAGGAAACGTCGAGATTGCTTTTGTTGAAGGAGACGATGGTGCTGACCAGTCCCATAGTGGTGGGCAATCTGTTAGTGTGAATGCCCTCCAGGGCTTGGAGCTCCAAACAAGCATAGGGGGGCCGGAAGGCCAACAAACAACAGGGGGAAGGCACCTTATGAAGGTCTAAGTAAACCAGATTCTGCAGCATTTGTCGTCGCGAAGGTCATGAAAAGACCACGTGCCAGAGAGAGGGGTTGTGCCAAAAAAACTCGGGGAAACCTAGGAAATGCAAGAACTGCGGGATAGAAGGCCATCAACGAGATACATGCAAGAGGCCACTGGGTGTTGATGAGAACTGATCTATGAATTTTCAGTTTGTAATGCGTGTTGTTGTTTAATCTGGGGATTTTCTAGTGTGTTTCAGTTGAGCACTGCTCCACGCTTCTACCTCAATCTGCAGGGGCGTGTTTCATGATGTATCTGATAGCAACTGATATTTCTATAGTTGTTTGAACTCTGTTCGATTAGCAAATTTGCTTAAATATCGTTTTGTTTGCAGCGCTTGAACATGACAAAGTTTTATATGAATAATGTGTTGGATCACCCTTCCGAAAATGTTGTTTTGCATACATATGATAAAATCATGAGATTATGTACCGAAATGGTACTCTATTGGCGGCGGAGATGGGGATGGCTAACCAGGGAGAAGAAGGTTGATTTGTTTCCCGGAAATGGCTGGCTATGAGAGCTGGGTGGCGAGCTGGCGATGGTGGGTAGGCATTTATGGCGTGTGACGTGGACGCCGTTTGTGGGACGAAGGAACAGCACGGCTCAGAAACACAGCCGAGCCATCCAACGTCGAGCTGATCCGCGACCACAGTACGCCCATGCGTCGCAATGAATGCGCCTCTGGCATGGACAAATTATCACGATATACGGACGGGAAATACAGGTAAGCGCACGGATCCACACGCCGGTCATCGGTCTGGATTTCAGGATCAGCTGAGTCCGGACTCAGAAACAAATTTTCGATGAAAACCGTGTTATTTTAGAGAGAGCAGCATGGAAAAATGAGTTGGAGCTCCAACAGTATACAGCTGCCAATCCACATCACATCCCAAAAACAAATATACTCCTACAAAAAAATTAGAAGGAAAGAATGCATCGTTAGAAAATTTCCAGTCCTGTCCCTCCCCGGCGCCGGCGACGACCGCCGCAGCCGCCACCTCCTCCAGGAGCGCCGGCGTTGCCCGTCCGCACCCGGCGACGGCAGAGGCAGCGATGGCGAGGCAGGAGGCCGCGGGGGCCGCCACGGGGGTGGACTTCCACCTGCCCGACGAGATCCTGGCCGTGATCCCCACCGACCCGTACGAGCAGCTGGACGTCGCGCGCAAGATCACCTCCATGGCCATCGCGTCCCGCGTCTCCCGCCTCGAGGCCGACGTCGCGCGCCTCCGCCGGGACCTCGCCGACCGCGACCGCGGCGACGCCGACCTCCGCGCCCGCCTCGCCGACTCTGAcgcccgcctcctcgccgcgctCGACGAGAACGTGCGCTCCTGTCGCCGGACACGTTTGTCGCCCGTGAAATTCAGATTTGTGCTTAGCCTGTCGTGCTTGATTGCAGGCGAAGCTGGTGAAGGAGAGGGACACGCTCGCCCTGACGGCCAAGAAGCTGTCGAGGAACTTGGCAAAGGTGCGATTTCCCATTTTTTGTATATATCTTTTAGCTCCGATCTTGGTGGGATTTCTCTGATTTCTCACTAGCATGTTTCATTCTTAGAGTGTATTTGTTTGTGGAACCTGTTAATTTTGATTAGAAGTGTGGATTTTTAGACTTATAGTGTCTATTTAGTACAAACCTAGACTAAAGCCGTGTCATGTTAGTTTAATTTGCCTGTTTATGGTTGTGATGTGGCTTCCAATGCCCATGATTGTTCCCCATTGGCGAAGGTGGAGTTGAACACTCCGCATTTCATCAAATTGGATGGAATTTGTCTTTCACTGCTGACTGTACTTCCACTAATTTCTGTGAGTTCTAGTGTTACAGATTTTGTTTGACTTATCAAGGTTGCATAATGGAAATTTGACAGCTTCAATCAGCTTAGGCTGGACTACGAAATCCTGATTGCAAGTCCTGTTAGTTCTGTCAATTTCATTGTTGCAAACAATTCGGTACAGTTTTACTTGTATAGGGGCTTCAACGAAAAATGGGCCATTAAGCGATGAGGTGATGTGGCTGGTAGACTAACTTGACTTTGTTGTGCTCATAGTGAACCCTGTGACGGCTTGATAATTTTGAAAAAAGAAATTTAGAAGGCTAAGCTACTAAACCAGATTTGTGGTGATTGGTTCAAAAGAATTAAAACAAGATCTGTGACTGATGAATGCTTTACTGTCGGTTACACAAATTTGTAACTCTTGTCTCCATTCATCTCAATGCTTGGTATGAGCTTACAAGGGAATGCTAATTACCGTTAACTTGATCATAACTCTAGTTATCCAAATCAACATCAACATGATTTTTTTTTGCTTGCTAGTTGACAAATTACTGAAGAACTTTTGTTCTTCGCAGTTAGAGGCATTTAAGAAGCAGTTGATGAAATCTCTGAGTGAAGATAATTTATTGGTGAGTATTATCAATCAATATGTTCTTTCCCACTTACTCAGATATTTCTAGTTTCGGTTGTGCTGGTCTTGATTGGTGACAAGTAATGTTACCTGCAAAACTTCACAGCAATTGTCAGAAACAGGCGAAGATCGTGATGTAGATGCAGAAAATAGTGGGACCGCTCGAAGTCCTTCCTGGAAAGGTGTTGCTCAACCTCAAAAGTTCGAAAACTTCTTCTGTTGAGCCAAAGTTTGTGTCTTTTCCTTGATTTCATATTTCATATTTTAATTGACAGATGAAGTCTCAAGCAGCCACACCTCTTCAAATACTTCAAGCAGATCCACGATCACTGAATCAGCCCAAGGTGTCATTAGTTAACTCCTACTGTTGAACAACTAAATCATAACAAATATTACATGTTATTTTTCGACCGTCAGTTACTTACTATTGAAGTATTCACAGGATACCAGTTCTCAATCACACCATATGTAGCCCCCAGGATAACTCCTGGTTCAacaccaattatttcatcctctGGTGGTTCCCCATTAGCATATTCAACTGGTCCATCCACTCCGAAGTTCTATTCTGGTCCAACGTCGCCTACAAGATCTCGTTCTGAAGACCAATCAGCATTTTCATCATGGAATGGATCAAGTCATCAGTATTCAGCCCCCGTCTCTCCTCAACGCCGCTCATTTACAGGTTCCACACAGCGGATTATCAATGGGAGTCGCTATATTCATTTGGGATAGTTCCTGAACATGTTTGTTCTTTTGATATTTCTAGGGCGACCTCGTATAGATGGAAAGGAATTCTTCCGACAAGCACGGTTGGTCACTATGCTGTTGACTCTTTTCAGTAATTTATAGTTTGTTCACCCTATAACACTTGTGGCCACACATACCAGGACGCGACTTTCTTATGAGCAATTTGGAGCATTCTTGGCAAATATCAAGGAATTTAATGCGCAGAAACAATCGCGAGAGGTAGCGCGGTTC contains:
- the LOC109753293 gene encoding uncharacterized protein At4g15545; the protein is MARQEAAGAATGVDFHLPDEILAVIPTDPYEQLDVARKITSMAIASRVSRLEADVARLRRDLADRDRGDADLRARLADSDARLLAALDENAKLVKERDTLALTAKKLSRNLAKLEAFKKQLMKSLSEDNLLQLSETGEDRDVDAENSGTARSPSWKDEVSSSHTSSNTSSRSTITESAQGYQFSITPYVAPRITPGSTPIISSSGGSPLAYSTGPSTPKFYSGPTSPTRSRSEDQSAFSSWNGSSHQYSAPVSPQRRSFTGRPRIDGKEFFRQARTRLSYEQFGAFLANIKEFNAQKQSREDTLSKAEEIFGTEHKDLYISFQNMLNRNQS